DNA sequence from the Thiobacillus sp. SCUT-2 genome:
CTACGGCAAGATCACGCCCCACAGTGCCGCCGCCGCCATCGATGCGCAGCTCGCCAGGCAACCGGACGGGCCGGTGTCGCATGCGAAGGCATGGAAGGAAATGGTTCACCGGTATTTCGCGGGGACGCTCGGCCTGCTGATCCTGGTCATCGCACTGCTTGCCTGGCGGCGGAGTCGCGACGGGGCCGGAAAGGCGCTCGCGCTGCTGCTGCTTGGCGTCGTCGTGTTCCAGGCGATGCTGGGCATGTGGACGGTGACCCAGCTGCTCAAGCCCGTGATCGTCAGTTCCCACCTGCTGGGCGGCATGACCACCTTGTCGCTGCTCACGTGGTTGTGGCTGCGCGAACGCCGCCGGCCCGTGCTGGGGGCGCGCCGCGGGGAGGCGTTGCGGGGGGCGGCCTTTCTGGGACTGCTTCTGGTAGCCGTCCAGATCGCCCTGGGCGGCTGGGTCAGCACGAATTATGCGGCCCTGGCCTGTCCGGATTTTCCGACCTGCC
Encoded proteins:
- a CDS encoding COX15/CtaA family protein — encoded protein: MTTYHRIILAALLLAFGVVTLGAYVRLSDAGLGCPDWPGCYGKITPHSAAAAIDAQLARQPDGPVSHAKAWKEMVHRYFAGTLGLLILVIALLAWRRSRDGAGKALALLLLGVVVFQAMLGMWTVTQLLKPVIVSSHLLGGMTTLSLLTWLWLRERRRPVLGARRGEALRGAAFLGLLLVAVQIALGGWVSTNYAALACPDFPTCHGAWLPPMDFEQGFTLHRKLGETATGALLPLTALTAIHWTHRVMALLVTLYLGWLVVRLLRTPGQATMGGVVGALLTLQVSLGISNVVFSLPLPVAVAHNAGAALLLSSMVWLNFRLRRR